A window of the Thiomicrospira microaerophila genome harbors these coding sequences:
- the flgB gene encoding flagellar basal body rod protein FlgB, which translates to MSNSIFGIHESALLVRRDRAEVLANNLANADTPNFKARDIDFRQAIHQFSSQSDSRFKPDMHRTNARHLEGFAEPSTSDFLKYRMPTQPSLDGNTVEAHIEKAKFAENAMQYQATLEFIDSRIKSISGALKGE; encoded by the coding sequence ATGTCAAATTCAATATTCGGTATTCATGAAAGCGCATTGTTAGTTCGCAGAGATCGTGCGGAAGTCTTGGCTAATAATCTTGCTAATGCTGATACGCCTAACTTTAAAGCACGAGATATTGATTTTCGACAAGCTATTCATCAATTTTCATCTCAGTCGGATTCGCGTTTTAAACCTGATATGCATAGAACGAATGCAAGACATCTTGAAGGCTTTGCCGAACCCTCTACCAGCGATTTCTTGAAGTATCGTATGCCAACACAACCCTCTTTGGACGGCAATACTGTTGAGGCGCATATTGAAAAGGCAAAATTTGCCGAGAACGCGATGCAGTACCAGGCGACGCTTGAGTTTATAGATAGTCGCATTAAAAGCATAAGCGGCGCTCTCAAAGGAGAATAA
- the flgC gene encoding flagellar basal body rod protein FlgC, giving the protein MSLFNIMDISGTGMHVQTIRLNTVASNMANVDSISSNADETYRSKQPVFQTILDQRTGEPRNGVRVKEIVESQAPLKMEYSPNHPMANEEGYIFRPNVNVVEEMANMMSASQTYQTNVEVLNTSKQLLLRTIQLGKG; this is encoded by the coding sequence ATGTCACTGTTTAATATTATGGACATTTCCGGCACAGGGATGCATGTTCAAACCATTCGTTTGAATACTGTGGCATCGAATATGGCTAACGTGGATAGTATTAGTTCTAATGCTGATGAAACCTATAGGTCAAAACAACCTGTATTTCAAACTATCTTGGATCAACGAACCGGTGAGCCAAGAAATGGTGTAAGAGTCAAAGAAATTGTAGAAAGCCAAGCACCGTTGAAAATGGAATATAGCCCTAATCACCCGATGGCGAACGAGGAAGGTTATATTTTTCGACCCAATGTTAACGTGGTGGAAGAAATGGCAAACATGATGTCCGCATCGCAAACCTATCAAACGAATGTTGAAGTATTGAATACTTCAAAGCAACTTTTATTACGCACTATCCAGCTTGGAAAAGGCTAG
- a CDS encoding flagellar hook assembly protein FlgD yields MSILPSTQTKTEALQQPGNPAAFAPSTALGQKDFLLLLTTQMMNQDPTQPMDPTAFVSDLTQMSQLEATAQLNQSVMAMTAGFQNLQVMQASSMIGKNVVAKGEVFSHQAGEASTIRLNTSEPLKDAKLVITNGSGVVRELSYPSLARGDTSISWDGKNAAGLDMTSGEYQLVAYGYNAEGDIKSVNSYVGTSVRSVSVEPDGSMMLTLATGERVKMDAVREIS; encoded by the coding sequence ATGAGTATTTTACCCAGCACACAGACTAAAACCGAGGCGTTGCAGCAACCGGGTAATCCGGCAGCCTTTGCACCGAGCACGGCACTTGGGCAGAAGGATTTTTTACTTCTGTTAACCACTCAGATGATGAACCAAGATCCAACACAGCCAATGGATCCTACTGCTTTTGTTAGTGACTTAACACAGATGAGTCAGCTGGAAGCAACGGCACAGTTAAACCAGTCAGTGATGGCGATGACGGCGGGTTTCCAAAATTTACAAGTGATGCAGGCCTCCAGCATGATTGGCAAAAATGTGGTGGCGAAAGGCGAGGTTTTTTCTCACCAAGCGGGTGAAGCCTCAACCATTCGACTAAACACCAGTGAGCCTTTAAAAGATGCCAAATTAGTGATAACCAATGGGTCAGGCGTGGTTAGAGAGTTGAGTTATCCAAGCTTAGCGCGTGGCGATACCTCTATCAGTTGGGATGGTAAAAATGCTGCAGGTTTAGATATGACATCGGGTGAATACCAACTGGTGGCCTATGGTTATAACGCAGAAGGTGATATTAAATCAGTCAATAGTTATGTCGGCACTTCCGTTAGAAGTGTTTCAGTTGAGCCAGACGGTAGCATGATGCTGACCTTGGCGACCGGAGAGCGCGTCAAAATGGATGCGGTTCGAGAAATAAGTTAA
- a CDS encoding flagellar hook protein FlgE has translation MSAYDLNALSGINAMSQGLSVVSNNLANAQSMGFKSSRAEFADMFSGAQTTPGNGVRVNSITQDFSQGTITATGRELDMAIDGDGFFILEDKSGKYSNLYTRNGSFKLDKEGFITDQMGNNLLGFNLNAELSNEMNAVFDTALKPINLADLNRTPKATDEMTYNINLNGEQLANTDPTRINNGNDLDDDSVGATENLQSLFGLQGVNAYQGFPDFIYPKPIHDSLGGEHTLNSNFYKRDVVPADISDIDAEGNDPAVSLQPAVKYTSWLVQYEIVDRDGNRTAEIANQATGNAIDGVTSQVYELRFNTNGELIGIWQPVDYAAGTSLDGATAIATDADFAPLIAGVANSNVDPAVAAQNLAFERVSGTRPSLNFVVNNPLTGATDPLGGPIQGTTPTQFNIAVDFDDMTQFAGDYLLRGVTQNGYKIGDLVGLTTNREGVIEARYSNGRSIPVAQLALGNFNDLNALEKLGGQMYAESFGSGPVQISKAGSGVVGAIQAGSLEYSNVDTAGELVKMIQLQRTYQASAQVISTSQELTRTILNL, from the coding sequence ATGTCAGCATACGATTTAAATGCATTAAGTGGCATCAACGCCATGTCACAAGGCCTGTCAGTGGTCTCGAACAACCTTGCCAACGCGCAGTCGATGGGCTTTAAGTCGTCGCGTGCAGAATTTGCCGATATGTTTTCGGGTGCGCAAACTACGCCGGGTAATGGGGTAAGGGTCAATTCGATTACCCAAGATTTTTCTCAGGGCACGATCACTGCAACTGGCCGCGAATTAGATATGGCAATTGATGGAGATGGTTTCTTTATCCTTGAAGATAAGTCGGGTAAATATAGTAATCTCTATACGCGTAATGGTTCGTTTAAGCTTGATAAAGAAGGCTTTATCACTGATCAAATGGGGAATAATTTGCTGGGTTTTAACCTTAATGCAGAGCTTTCCAATGAAATGAACGCGGTGTTTGATACGGCTTTAAAGCCGATCAATTTAGCTGATCTAAACCGTACGCCTAAAGCAACAGATGAAATGACTTATAACATCAACTTAAACGGTGAGCAGTTAGCGAATACGGATCCAACGCGAATTAACAACGGTAATGACCTTGATGACGATTCTGTCGGGGCGACGGAAAACTTGCAGAGTTTATTCGGATTGCAGGGCGTTAACGCGTATCAGGGTTTCCCAGATTTTATTTACCCTAAACCTATCCATGATAGCTTAGGAGGAGAGCACACATTAAATAGTAATTTTTACAAGCGTGATGTGGTGCCTGCTGATATTTCTGATATTGATGCAGAGGGTAATGATCCAGCAGTTTCACTTCAGCCTGCGGTGAAGTATACCTCTTGGTTAGTACAGTATGAAATTGTAGATAGGGATGGTAACCGAACGGCTGAAATTGCTAACCAAGCAACCGGTAATGCGATTGACGGTGTAACGTCACAGGTGTACGAGCTAAGATTTAATACTAATGGTGAGCTCATTGGTATTTGGCAGCCTGTGGATTATGCCGCTGGAACTTCTTTGGATGGCGCTACAGCTATTGCTACTGATGCTGACTTTGCTCCACTGATAGCAGGGGTTGCCAACTCTAATGTTGATCCAGCTGTTGCCGCACAAAACCTTGCCTTTGAGAGAGTGAGTGGTACACGGCCATCGTTAAATTTTGTAGTTAATAACCCGCTTACTGGTGCAACGGATCCATTAGGTGGGCCGATTCAAGGAACAACTCCAACTCAATTTAATATTGCGGTTGATTTTGATGACATGACACAGTTTGCGGGTGATTATCTGTTGCGTGGTGTGACGCAAAACGGTTATAAAATTGGTGATCTGGTGGGGTTGACCACTAACCGTGAAGGGGTGATTGAAGCACGTTATTCTAATGGTCGTTCGATTCCGGTTGCTCAACTCGCTTTGGGTAACTTTAATGACTTGAACGCTTTAGAAAAGCTCGGTGGACAAATGTACGCTGAATCGTTTGGTTCGGGGCCGGTGCAAATCTCTAAAGCGGGCTCGGGTGTTGTCGGAGCAATTCAAGCGGGTTCATTGGAGTATTCGAACGTCGATACCGCCGGTGAGCTGGTGAAAATGATTCAGTTACAACGCACCTACCAAGCCAGTGCGCAGGTGATTTCAACCTCTCAGGAATTAACGCGAACTATTTTGAACCTTTAA
- the queA gene encoding tRNA preQ1(34) S-adenosylmethionine ribosyltransferase-isomerase QueA → MKRQDFYFELPDHLIAQQPAKQRRASRLLVVQDAQCQDKSFADLIDFIQPNDLLVFNNTRVIPARLFGKKATGGQVELLIERITGDNTALCHIRSSKSPKPGAVLRIEKVFDVEVTGRQDALFEVKFDATNTPLEWLEQYGHMPLPPYIAREDADEDKERYQTVYGSRPGAVAAPTAGLHFDEAMLAAIKHKGADIGFVTLHVGAGTFKPVQVDNISEHKMHSEWLEVQPGLVEQVAKARELGGRVIAVGTTSVRCLESASVDGELKPFTGETDIFISPGYQFQQVDVLLTNFHLPESTLIMLVSAFAGYEATMSAYRHAVAAQYRFFSYGDAMLVFKQNRDDDGI, encoded by the coding sequence TTGAAGCGTCAAGACTTTTACTTTGAATTGCCGGATCATTTAATTGCGCAACAACCGGCTAAACAGCGCCGAGCCAGTCGCTTGCTGGTTGTTCAAGATGCGCAGTGCCAAGATAAATCCTTTGCGGATTTAATCGATTTTATTCAACCGAATGACTTATTGGTGTTTAACAATACACGCGTGATTCCTGCACGTTTGTTTGGTAAAAAGGCAACTGGTGGTCAAGTTGAACTTTTAATTGAGCGGATTACTGGTGACAACACGGCGCTTTGTCATATACGTTCATCCAAATCGCCCAAACCGGGTGCCGTGTTAAGGATTGAAAAGGTGTTTGACGTTGAAGTGACCGGGCGGCAAGATGCGTTGTTTGAAGTCAAATTTGATGCGACCAATACACCGCTAGAATGGCTGGAGCAATACGGGCATATGCCATTGCCACCTTACATTGCGCGTGAAGATGCGGATGAAGACAAAGAACGTTACCAAACTGTGTATGGTTCGCGTCCGGGTGCGGTGGCTGCGCCAACAGCGGGGTTGCATTTTGATGAGGCGATGTTGGCGGCGATCAAACACAAGGGCGCGGATATTGGTTTTGTTACCCTGCATGTCGGCGCGGGTACGTTTAAACCGGTGCAGGTGGATAATATCAGCGAGCATAAAATGCATTCAGAATGGCTGGAAGTACAACCAGGCCTGGTTGAACAGGTGGCCAAAGCGCGTGAATTAGGTGGGCGAGTGATTGCAGTCGGAACCACGTCGGTACGTTGTTTGGAATCCGCCTCGGTTGATGGCGAGCTGAAGCCTTTTACCGGTGAAACCGATATTTTTATTAGCCCAGGTTATCAATTTCAGCAGGTGGATGTGTTGTTAACGAATTTCCATTTGCCCGAATCTACCTTGATTATGCTGGTCAGTGCGTTTGCCGGTTATGAGGCTACGATGAGTGCTTACCGCCATGCGGTTGCCGCGCAATACCGATTTTTTAGTTATGGCGATGCCATGTTGGTTTTTAAACAGAATAGAGATGACGATGGAATTTGA
- the tgt gene encoding tRNA guanosine(34) transglycosylase Tgt: MEFELDKQDGRARRGRLKFARGTVETPAFMPVGTYGSVKGMTPEEITETGAQIILGNTFHLAIRPGTEIIKLHGDLHDFMHWQGPILTDSGGFQVFSLGKMRKITEEGVTFANPVNGSKIFMGPEESMQIQRDLGSDIVMIFDECTPYPATHLEADVSMRLSLRWAQRSKDAHGDNPSALFGIVQGGMYEDLRKDSAEKLQQIGFDGYAIGGLSVGEPKEDMKRVLDATEPLLPKDKPRYLMGVGKPEDIVEAVRRGIDMFDCVIPTRNARNGFLFTHSGVVKIRNAVNKTSLEAIDAQCDCYTCKNYTRAYLHHLDKCGEIQGARLNTIHNLHYYQMLMRDLRAAIAEARFDQFVTEFYRARGLEVPDL; the protein is encoded by the coding sequence ATGGAATTTGAATTAGATAAACAGGATGGTCGAGCGCGGCGCGGACGGCTAAAGTTTGCGCGCGGTACAGTTGAAACCCCCGCCTTTATGCCGGTGGGAACCTATGGTTCGGTAAAAGGTATGACGCCTGAAGAAATTACTGAAACTGGTGCACAGATTATTTTGGGCAATACGTTTCATCTAGCGATCAGGCCGGGTACCGAGATTATTAAACTGCACGGTGATTTGCATGATTTTATGCATTGGCAAGGGCCTATTTTGACCGATTCAGGCGGTTTTCAGGTGTTTAGCTTGGGCAAAATGCGCAAGATCACCGAAGAAGGCGTCACCTTCGCTAACCCGGTTAATGGTTCAAAAATATTTATGGGACCGGAAGAGTCGATGCAAATACAGCGCGACTTGGGTTCGGATATTGTGATGATTTTTGACGAATGTACGCCTTATCCAGCGACACATTTAGAGGCCGATGTGTCGATGCGTTTGTCGTTACGCTGGGCGCAGCGTTCTAAAGATGCGCATGGCGACAATCCATCGGCCTTGTTTGGCATAGTGCAGGGTGGGATGTATGAGGATTTAAGAAAAGATTCCGCTGAAAAATTACAACAGATCGGCTTTGATGGCTATGCGATTGGCGGTCTGTCGGTGGGCGAACCTAAAGAAGACATGAAGCGTGTGTTGGATGCGACCGAGCCATTATTGCCGAAAGACAAGCCGCGTTATTTAATGGGTGTTGGCAAGCCGGAAGATATTGTCGAGGCGGTGCGTCGGGGCATTGATATGTTTGACTGCGTGATTCCTACGCGTAATGCACGTAATGGATTTTTGTTTACCCATAGTGGAGTAGTTAAAATTCGTAATGCCGTTAATAAAACCAGCCTTGAGGCGATTGACGCTCAATGCGATTGTTATACTTGTAAAAACTATACCCGCGCCTATTTACACCACTTGGATAAGTGCGGTGAAATTCAAGGGGCAAGACTCAATACGATTCACAATTTACATTATTATCAGATGCTGATGCGTGATTTACGTGCCGCGATTGCAGAAGCACGTTTCGATCAATTTGTAACTGAGTTTTATCGTGCGCGTGGCTTAGAGGTTCCTGATTTGTAA
- the secD gene encoding protein translocase subunit SecD yields MFESQRSLVSNRFPMWKYLVLITAVVLGLTYAMPNLFGEDPAIQISPAQVGQFNQQTTERIEQTLSQAGLVPKVLEFDGQQYLIRFDDVESQLRANDVIREEFGRQAIVALNLAPATPNWLRALGGQPMYLGLDLRGGVHFLMDVDMDAAVEGAYRRFDDEIRVLLRDARIRYQAVDYANETLSVVFRTPDARDQGFNLLNREYRNELEVRSVDVEGQSLVEMRLSSSVIAETKKFALQQNITTLRNRINELGVAEPIIQQQGERRIVVQLPGVQDTARAKEILGATATLEFRLVDERADVDRAVRTGVVPSNAQLYQFRDGRPILLQRSIIVSGESVINAQSGIDAQQGSPQVSVTLDSAGGRRMLATTRDNIGNRMAVVFIESRIETVERDGELVRERIVTRDVINAAVIRDQFANRFQITGISSSQEAQNLALLLRAGALAAPMEIVEERTVGPSLGQDNIDQGLMSVIVGFVLVLIIMAWRYKTFGMIANIALTLNLVLIVAVLSLMQATLTLPGIAGIVLTVGMAVDANVLIFERIKEELKNSSIQTAIHAGYEKAFITIADANITTLIAAIVLFSFGTGPIKGFAITLTIGIITSMFTAIVGTRALVNMLYGNKPVKKLSI; encoded by the coding sequence ATGTTTGAATCTCAACGATCCTTGGTCTCAAATCGCTTTCCAATGTGGAAGTATCTTGTTCTAATTACCGCTGTTGTTTTAGGGCTTACCTATGCTATGCCTAACCTGTTTGGTGAAGACCCAGCTATTCAAATTTCTCCGGCACAAGTGGGGCAGTTTAACCAACAGACGACCGAACGAATTGAACAAACCCTGTCACAAGCTGGCCTGGTACCTAAAGTGCTAGAGTTTGATGGTCAACAATATTTAATCCGATTTGACGATGTTGAGTCTCAGCTACGTGCCAATGACGTAATTCGTGAAGAGTTTGGTCGTCAAGCGATTGTGGCATTGAACCTTGCTCCGGCGACACCGAATTGGTTACGTGCTCTTGGCGGACAACCGATGTATTTGGGGCTGGATTTGCGCGGGGGGGTGCATTTCTTGATGGATGTCGATATGGATGCCGCGGTTGAAGGGGCTTATCGACGTTTTGACGATGAGATTCGGGTATTGTTGCGTGATGCACGCATACGTTATCAAGCGGTTGATTATGCCAATGAAACCCTGAGTGTAGTGTTCCGTACCCCGGATGCACGTGATCAGGGTTTTAATTTGCTTAATCGCGAATATCGAAATGAACTTGAAGTCCGCTCGGTGGATGTCGAGGGCCAATCCTTGGTCGAGATGCGCTTGTCTTCATCGGTGATTGCCGAAACCAAAAAATTTGCGTTGCAGCAGAACATTACCACCCTACGCAATCGTATTAATGAATTAGGCGTGGCGGAGCCGATTATCCAACAGCAGGGCGAGCGTCGAATTGTCGTACAGTTGCCGGGTGTGCAGGATACCGCGCGTGCTAAAGAGATTTTGGGTGCGACCGCAACCTTAGAGTTTCGTTTAGTGGATGAGCGTGCTGATGTTGATCGTGCCGTGCGTACCGGTGTTGTGCCAAGTAATGCGCAACTTTATCAGTTCCGTGATGGCCGTCCTATATTGCTACAGCGTAGTATTATTGTGTCGGGTGAAAGCGTGATTAATGCCCAGTCAGGGATTGATGCGCAACAGGGTTCACCTCAAGTAAGTGTGACATTGGATAGTGCCGGTGGTCGTCGGATGCTGGCCACCACCCGTGATAATATCGGCAACCGGATGGCGGTGGTGTTTATCGAAAGCCGGATTGAAACCGTCGAGCGCGATGGCGAGCTGGTACGTGAACGGATTGTCACGCGTGATGTAATTAATGCGGCCGTGATTCGTGATCAGTTTGCCAACCGTTTCCAAATAACCGGTATTTCCAGCTCACAAGAAGCGCAAAATTTAGCCTTGTTGCTCCGTGCCGGTGCGTTAGCCGCGCCAATGGAGATCGTTGAAGAACGTACGGTTGGGCCAAGCTTAGGTCAAGACAACATTGACCAAGGCCTGATGTCGGTGATTGTCGGCTTTGTTTTAGTCTTGATTATCATGGCTTGGCGTTATAAAACCTTTGGCATGATTGCCAATATTGCACTAACGTTGAACCTAGTGTTGATTGTGGCGGTGTTGTCGTTGATGCAAGCCACCTTAACGCTACCGGGTATTGCCGGGATTGTATTGACCGTCGGGATGGCGGTTGACGCCAATGTGTTGATATTCGAGCGGATAAAAGAGGAGTTGAAAAACTCTTCGATACAAACGGCGATTCATGCCGGTTATGAAAAGGCCTTTATTACGATTGCGGATGCGAATATCACTACCTTGATTGCCGCGATAGTGTTGTTTAGCTTTGGTACCGGACCGATTAAAGGCTTTGCGATCACCTTGACCATTGGCATTATTACCTCAATGTTTACAGCTATTGTTGGTACACGTGCGCTGGTGAATATGCTATACGGCAATAAGCCTGTTAAAAAATTGTCGATTTAG
- the secF gene encoding protein translocase subunit SecF, giving the protein MTDTTQTIASPNQTDFGKINFMKIRYPAVIFSLILMAASVFGIWYKGLNLGVDFTGGTIIELTYPQGADLTLIRQDLAQAGYDEAQVQHFGSSREVLIRIAPREGMASATLSNEVMDALQKASSDTIELRRVEFVGPQVGEELTTDGALAVLYALIGILIYVALRFEFRFSLGAIAALVHDITITVGIFAWTQMQFDLTVLAALLAIIGYSLNDTIVVFDRVRENFRTVRDGTPVEVSNKALNDMLGRTLMTSLTTLLVLVALFTLGGEIIHGFATALIVGVVVGTYSSIYVASTTALALGVSKQDLMPPVKKQTENGEEEDDDLKRAFLEAEAKRKQKDEETK; this is encoded by the coding sequence ATGACGGATACAACACAAACCATTGCAAGCCCAAATCAAACTGATTTTGGCAAAATAAACTTTATGAAAATCCGCTATCCGGCGGTGATTTTTTCTTTAATCTTAATGGCCGCCTCGGTGTTTGGCATTTGGTATAAGGGCTTGAACCTGGGTGTCGATTTTACCGGTGGGACAATTATTGAATTGACCTACCCTCAAGGTGCGGATTTAACGCTGATTCGTCAAGATTTAGCGCAAGCAGGTTATGACGAAGCCCAGGTACAGCATTTCGGTTCATCACGCGAAGTGCTGATCCGGATTGCCCCGCGTGAAGGCATGGCCTCCGCTACACTGAGTAACGAGGTGATGGATGCGCTGCAAAAAGCGTCGAGCGATACGATTGAGTTGCGTCGTGTCGAGTTTGTTGGCCCGCAAGTCGGTGAAGAACTGACAACGGACGGTGCTTTAGCGGTATTGTATGCGCTAATCGGCATTTTGATTTATGTCGCTTTGCGGTTTGAGTTCCGCTTTTCACTGGGTGCTATTGCCGCCCTGGTGCATGACATCACGATTACCGTCGGTATTTTCGCTTGGACGCAAATGCAGTTTGATTTAACGGTGTTGGCGGCCTTGCTGGCGATTATTGGTTATTCGCTCAACGACACAATTGTAGTGTTTGACCGCGTGAGGGAAAATTTCCGAACCGTGAGGGATGGCACGCCTGTTGAAGTGTCTAATAAAGCTCTGAATGATATGCTAGGCCGTACCTTAATGACCTCCTTGACCACCTTGTTAGTATTGGTGGCGTTGTTTACGCTGGGTGGTGAAATTATTCATGGTTTTGCTACTGCGTTAATTGTAGGTGTTGTGGTGGGTACCTATTCTTCAATCTATGTTGCCAGTACCACGGCCTTAGCCTTAGGTGTGTCAAAACAAGACTTGATGCCGCCGGTGAAAAAACAAACGGAGAACGGTGAAGAGGAAGATGATGATCTCAAACGCGCTTTCCTTGAAGCTGAAGCCAAACGTAAACAAAAAGATGAAGAGACCAAATAG
- a CDS encoding peptide chain release factor 3, which translates to MSLILETTRRRTFAIISHPDAGKTTVTEKLLLYGGAIQMAGAVKSRKTDRGATSDWMKMEQERGISVASSVMQFPYQDVMMNLLDTPGHEDFSEDTYRVLTAVDSALMVIDVAKGVEDRTIKLMEVCRLRDTPILTFINKLDREGKEPIELLDEVEEVLKIQCAPMTWPIGMGKRFKGIYHLYNDTIRLFAQADGQRAGEGELIQGLDNPRLDELIGSMADELRDEIELVRGASHAFDLTAFLQGKQTPVFFGSAVNNFGLQELLDGFAMYAPPPKGRETEDRFVKAEEDKMTGFVFKIQANMDPAHRDRVAFMRIVSGKYEAGKKLKHVRIGKDVKISKAITFLANKREQAEEAYPGDIIGLHNHGTIKIGDTFTEGEILKFTGIPNFAPELFRRARLKDPMKMKALQKGLTQLSEEGATQLYRPINNNDLILGAVGILQFEVVAQRLADEYNVACQFEPVNVATARWVIGDKAEIAKFLDKVTDNVAYDAADQLVYIAPTRVNLQLTEERWPKLKFVATREH; encoded by the coding sequence ATGTCGCTGATATTAGAAACCACTCGCCGTCGCACCTTTGCGATTATCTCTCACCCTGACGCCGGTAAAACCACGGTAACCGAAAAACTGTTGCTGTACGGTGGAGCCATTCAAATGGCCGGTGCGGTGAAAAGCCGTAAAACCGATCGCGGTGCAACGTCAGATTGGATGAAAATGGAGCAAGAGCGTGGGATTTCGGTGGCGTCGTCAGTGATGCAGTTCCCCTATCAAGACGTGATGATGAACCTGTTGGATACACCTGGGCATGAAGACTTTTCCGAGGATACCTATCGGGTTTTAACCGCAGTGGATTCGGCACTGATGGTAATTGACGTAGCCAAAGGGGTCGAGGATCGCACAATTAAGCTGATGGAAGTCTGCCGATTACGTGATACGCCGATTTTGACCTTTATCAACAAACTTGACCGTGAAGGCAAAGAACCGATTGAGTTGTTGGATGAAGTCGAAGAGGTGTTAAAAATTCAGTGCGCCCCGATGACCTGGCCGATTGGCATGGGTAAACGTTTTAAGGGTATTTACCATTTATATAACGATACGATTCGGTTATTTGCCCAAGCTGATGGTCAGCGTGCCGGTGAAGGTGAGCTGATTCAAGGCTTGGATAACCCAAGGTTGGATGAACTTATTGGCAGCATGGCGGATGAGTTACGTGATGAAATCGAATTGGTGCGCGGTGCCAGTCACGCATTTGATTTGACGGCCTTTTTGCAAGGCAAGCAAACGCCGGTGTTTTTTGGCTCTGCGGTGAATAACTTTGGCTTGCAAGAGCTGTTGGATGGGTTTGCGATGTATGCGCCACCGCCAAAAGGCCGTGAAACCGAAGACCGTTTTGTTAAGGCAGAAGAAGACAAGATGACCGGGTTTGTATTTAAAATTCAAGCCAACATGGATCCTGCCCACCGTGATCGTGTGGCGTTTATGCGGATTGTGTCGGGCAAATACGAGGCGGGTAAAAAACTCAAACACGTGCGGATTGGTAAGGACGTAAAAATTTCTAAGGCGATTACCTTTTTAGCGAATAAGCGTGAGCAGGCTGAAGAAGCCTATCCGGGCGATATTATCGGCTTACATAATCACGGCACGATTAAGATCGGCGATACCTTTACCGAAGGCGAGATTTTAAAATTTACCGGTATCCCTAATTTTGCACCGGAGTTATTCCGCCGGGCGCGTTTGAAAGATCCGATGAAAATGAAAGCCTTGCAAAAAGGCCTGACACAATTATCTGAGGAAGGTGCAACCCAGCTCTATCGCCCGATTAACAATAACGATTTAATTTTGGGCGCAGTCGGCATACTTCAGTTTGAAGTGGTCGCGCAGCGTTTGGCCGATGAGTACAACGTGGCTTGTCAGTTTGAGCCGGTAAATGTCGCCACCGCGCGATGGGTGATTGGTGACAAGGCCGAGATTGCCAAGTTTTTGGATAAGGTGACTGATAACGTGGCTTATGATGCGGCCGATCAGTTGGTCTATATCGCGCCAACGCGGGTTAATTTACAATTAACCGAAGAACGCTGGCCCAAACTAAAGTTCGTCGCCACCCGCGAGCACTAA